The following are encoded in a window of bacterium genomic DNA:
- a CDS encoding SDR family NAD(P)-dependent oxidoreductase, with product MPLPHAPRAVVTGAGGGLGRALCVELARRGGRLVVSDVDADAAAATVAALGGAEAHAVSCDVTRLAEVEQLADETERLLGGVDLVVNNAGVAAGGAVGDVPTADWEWTLGVNLWGPIHGCHVFVPRLRRQGRGHLLNVASAAGLLAAPLMGPYNVSKAGVVALSETLYGELVPLGIGVSVLCPTFFQTGIVAASRISGDAAMRDMAAALMRRAGVQADAVARIALDGVARDALYILPHGDGRWLWRLKRLTPGFFHRLTPKALAWRSGLPAH from the coding sequence ATGCCTCTCCCCCACGCACCGCGCGCGGTCGTCACCGGAGCCGGCGGCGGGCTCGGTCGCGCGCTGTGCGTCGAGCTCGCGCGACGCGGCGGGCGTCTCGTCGTGAGCGACGTCGACGCCGACGCCGCCGCGGCCACCGTCGCGGCGCTCGGCGGTGCCGAGGCGCACGCGGTCTCCTGCGACGTCACGCGGCTCGCCGAGGTGGAGCAGCTCGCCGACGAGACCGAGCGCCTCCTCGGCGGCGTCGACCTCGTGGTCAACAACGCCGGCGTCGCGGCCGGCGGCGCCGTCGGCGACGTCCCGACGGCCGACTGGGAGTGGACGCTCGGCGTCAACCTGTGGGGACCGATCCACGGCTGCCACGTCTTCGTACCCCGCCTGCGCCGCCAGGGGCGCGGCCACCTGCTCAACGTCGCCTCGGCGGCGGGCCTGCTCGCGGCGCCGCTGATGGGACCCTACAACGTCAGCAAGGCGGGCGTCGTGGCGCTCTCGGAGACGCTCTACGGCGAGCTCGTGCCGCTCGGCATCGGCGTCAGCGTGCTCTGCCCGACGTTCTTCCAGACCGGCATCGTCGCGGCGTCGCGCATCTCGGGCGACGCCGCCATGCGCGACATGGCCGCGGCGCTCATGCGCCGCGCCGGCGTCCAGGCCGACGCCGTCGCACGCATCGCCCTCGACGGCGTCGCGCGCGACGCCCTCTACATCCTGCCCCATGGCGACGGTCGCTGGCTGTGGCGTCTCAAGCGGCTCACGCCGGGGTTCTTCCACCGCCTGACGCCGAAGGCGCTCGCCTGGCGCAGCGGCCTCCCGGCGCACTAG
- a CDS encoding chemotaxis protein, with protein sequence MVRRSNAGGRRETRPCPRRLKNGGEVADSALTMPERILALSREVSDVARRNVRDLQRITGRTKILALNSLIEAGRAGQAGRGFAVVAKEIGEFSAEVNRVTDGLQGALAARLAELDRLGTQLVTNVRGTRLADLARNMIEIIDRNLYERSCDVRWWATDSAVVDCAAGPTAERRAHASRRLGVILDSYTVYLDLWVVDARGTVLANGRPERYPDAAGRQVAHEPWFRQALATRDGSAYAVADIACNAGLGGRSVATYAAAIRAGGETYGEPTGVLGIFFDWEGQAQTVVDGVRLLDEERPRTRQLILDAHHRVLAASDRRGILAETFPLDTRGRTMGSYGDGAGSVVGFALTPGYETYAGLGWYGVLVQRQG encoded by the coding sequence ATGGTGAGGAGGAGCAACGCGGGCGGGCGGCGTGAGACCCGACCCTGCCCCCGACGCCTCAAGAACGGCGGCGAAGTGGCCGATAGTGCGCTCACCATGCCCGAGCGCATCCTCGCCCTCTCCCGTGAGGTATCGGACGTCGCCCGGCGCAACGTGCGCGATCTCCAGCGCATCACCGGGCGCACCAAGATCCTGGCCCTGAACTCGCTCATCGAGGCGGGCCGCGCCGGCCAGGCGGGCCGCGGCTTCGCGGTGGTGGCGAAGGAGATCGGCGAGTTCAGCGCCGAGGTGAACCGGGTGACCGACGGGCTCCAGGGCGCCCTCGCGGCCCGGCTCGCGGAGCTGGACCGGCTGGGCACGCAGCTGGTCACCAACGTCCGCGGCACGCGGCTCGCCGATCTGGCGCGCAACATGATCGAGATCATCGACCGCAACCTCTACGAGCGCTCGTGCGACGTACGCTGGTGGGCGACCGACTCCGCCGTCGTCGACTGCGCCGCCGGACCGACCGCCGAGCGGCGCGCGCACGCCAGCCGCCGCCTCGGCGTGATCCTCGACTCGTACACCGTCTATCTCGACCTCTGGGTCGTCGACGCCCGCGGCACCGTGCTCGCCAACGGGCGCCCCGAGCGCTACCCCGACGCCGCCGGCCGGCAGGTGGCGCACGAGCCGTGGTTCCGCCAGGCGCTCGCGACCCGCGACGGCAGCGCGTACGCGGTCGCCGACATCGCCTGCAACGCGGGCCTCGGCGGACGCTCGGTCGCGACCTACGCCGCCGCGATCCGTGCCGGCGGCGAGACGTACGGCGAGCCGACCGGCGTCCTCGGCATCTTCTTCGACTGGGAGGGCCAGGCGCAGACGGTGGTCGACGGCGTGCGTCTCCTCGACGAGGAGCGCCCGCGCACCCGCCAGCTGATCCTCGACGCGCACCACCGCGTCCTCGCCGCCTCGGACCGCCGCGGCATCCTCGCCGAGACCTTCCCGCTCGACACCCGCGGCCGCACGATGGGCAGCTACGGCGACGGCGCCGGCAGCGTCGTCGGCTTCGCGCTGACGCCCGGCTACGAGACCTACGCCGGGCTCGGCTGGTACGGCGTCCTCGTGCAGCGGCAGGGCTGA
- a CDS encoding oxidoreductase — protein sequence MADPKTFFITGVSTGFGRALAEAALADGHRVAGTVRAAAARAAFDALAPGRSFGFLLDVTDLPAVPRVVTEVEADVGAIDVLVNNAGYGFEGLVEEGSLVDLHRQLEVNVVGAVAVIQAVLPHMRTRRRGHIVNVTSMGGLTTFPGLGFYHASKFALEGITETLRQEVAPFGIGVTAVEPGRFRTDWAGRSMLRAPRRIADYDASYEPVRANRARSNGTQPGDPQKAARAILTLVTSLDPPGHLLLGPDAVRFVRAKLDALSAELAAWEALSLSTDFDDVAKAG from the coding sequence ATGGCTGATCCGAAGACGTTCTTCATCACCGGCGTGAGCACGGGCTTCGGCCGCGCGCTCGCCGAAGCCGCGCTGGCCGACGGCCACCGCGTCGCCGGCACGGTGCGCGCGGCGGCCGCGCGCGCCGCCTTCGACGCGCTCGCGCCGGGTCGTTCCTTCGGCTTCCTCCTCGACGTCACCGACCTGCCCGCGGTGCCGCGCGTCGTCACCGAGGTCGAGGCCGACGTCGGCGCGATCGACGTGCTCGTCAACAACGCGGGCTACGGCTTCGAGGGCCTCGTCGAGGAGGGATCGCTCGTCGACTTGCACCGCCAGCTGGAGGTCAACGTCGTCGGCGCGGTGGCGGTGATCCAGGCGGTCCTGCCCCACATGCGCACACGGCGGCGCGGCCACATCGTCAACGTCACCTCGATGGGCGGCCTCACGACGTTCCCGGGCCTCGGATTCTACCACGCGAGCAAGTTCGCGCTGGAGGGCATCACCGAGACGCTGCGCCAGGAGGTCGCGCCGTTCGGCATCGGCGTCACCGCGGTCGAGCCCGGACGCTTCCGCACCGATTGGGCCGGCCGCTCGATGCTGCGCGCGCCGCGCCGGATCGCCGACTACGACGCGTCCTACGAGCCGGTGCGCGCGAACCGCGCCCGGTCGAACGGCACGCAGCCGGGCGATCCGCAGAAGGCGGCACGCGCGATCCTGACGCTGGTCACGTCGCTCGATCCGCCCGGGCACCTGCTCCTCGGGCCCGACGCGGTGCGCTTCGTGCGCGCCAAGCTCGACGCCCTGTCGGCGGAGCTGGCGGCGTGGGAGGCGCTGTCGCTGTCGACGGACTTCGACGACGTCGCCAAGGCCGGCTGA
- a CDS encoding OB-fold domain-containing protein, which produces MASDRFLEDDRPLHADYPLPDLDDPIMRPFWDGCREGRLMQQRDRVTGACHWPPKPLYWQDGTRLAWFEASGRGTVYTYVVAQPPFLPAMEHLLPHIMVVVELAEGPRIVGHMVRTPPDAMRIGLPVRVCWKRLTDQVTLPVWEPDPDAA; this is translated from the coding sequence GTGGCGAGTGACCGCTTCCTCGAGGACGATCGGCCGCTGCATGCCGACTACCCGCTGCCGGATCTCGACGACCCGATCATGCGGCCGTTCTGGGACGGCTGCCGCGAGGGCCGGCTCATGCAGCAGCGCGACCGCGTGACGGGCGCCTGCCACTGGCCGCCGAAGCCGCTCTACTGGCAGGACGGCACGCGCCTCGCGTGGTTCGAGGCGAGCGGCCGGGGGACCGTCTACACCTACGTCGTCGCGCAGCCGCCGTTCCTGCCGGCGATGGAGCACCTGCTGCCGCACATCATGGTGGTCGTCGAGCTGGCCGAGGGTCCGCGCATCGTCGGGCACATGGTGCGCACGCCGCCCGACGCCATGCGCATCGGGCTGCCCGTGCGGGTGTGCTGGAAGCGCCTCACCGACCAGGTCACGCTCCCGGTGTGGGAGCCCGATCCGGACGCCGCCTGA
- a CDS encoding lipid-transfer protein yields the protein MQDRVAVVGIGHLPFAKDIGRPIADTAVEAIQLALRDAGLPNEAVDGMCMLEMEATHEVSIARRLGVDQLTWWSKISYGGGASSGTLMHAAAAIASGLATTVVCHRARNRGAKTSRPWANERTLVKDDKALHTPWGLIRPVDVIGMWAHRHMYEFGTTREHLGNVAIAARKHAQQNPYAMMRGRPLDLETYLAGRVIGWPLTLYDCCLETDGALACVLTTVERARDLRQKPVLVHAVAQASGPNPTHLANYNNWPTMETTGKWCGDLLWSRAQLRPADMDCAQIYDAFTPQVIMGLEDYGFCKRGEGGPFTEGGRIELGGALPVLTSGGGLSEAYVHGFNLVLEGVRQIRGTSVNQVPGCKATLVTGASGVATSAVVLRGE from the coding sequence ATCCAGGACCGCGTCGCCGTGGTCGGCATCGGCCACCTGCCATTCGCCAAGGACATCGGCAGGCCGATCGCCGACACCGCGGTCGAGGCCATCCAGCTGGCCCTGCGCGACGCCGGCCTCCCCAACGAGGCCGTGGACGGCATGTGCATGCTGGAGATGGAGGCCACGCACGAGGTCTCCATCGCCCGCCGCCTGGGGGTCGACCAGCTGACGTGGTGGTCCAAGATCTCCTACGGCGGCGGCGCGTCGAGCGGCACGCTCATGCATGCGGCGGCGGCGATCGCGTCTGGCCTCGCCACCACCGTCGTCTGCCACCGTGCCCGCAACCGCGGCGCCAAGACGTCGCGTCCGTGGGCCAACGAGCGCACGCTCGTAAAGGACGACAAGGCGCTGCACACCCCGTGGGGGCTGATCCGCCCGGTCGACGTCATCGGCATGTGGGCCCATCGTCACATGTACGAGTTCGGCACCACCCGCGAGCACCTCGGCAACGTCGCGATCGCCGCCCGCAAGCACGCGCAGCAGAACCCCTACGCGATGATGCGCGGCCGCCCGCTCGACCTGGAGACCTACCTCGCCGGCCGCGTCATCGGCTGGCCGCTGACGCTCTACGACTGCTGCCTCGAGACCGACGGTGCGCTCGCCTGCGTCCTCACCACCGTCGAGCGCGCGCGCGATCTGCGCCAGAAGCCGGTCCTCGTGCACGCGGTGGCGCAGGCGTCGGGCCCGAACCCGACGCACCTCGCCAACTACAACAACTGGCCGACGATGGAGACGACCGGGAAATGGTGCGGCGACCTCCTGTGGTCGCGCGCGCAGCTGCGGCCGGCGGACATGGACTGCGCGCAGATCTACGACGCCTTCACGCCGCAGGTGATCATGGGGCTCGAGGACTACGGCTTCTGCAAGCGCGGCGAGGGCGGGCCGTTCACCGAGGGCGGCCGCATCGAGCTCGGCGGCGCGCTGCCGGTGCTCACCTCCGGCGGTGGGCTCTCCGAGGCCTACGTGCACGGCTTCAACCTCGTCCTCGAGGGCGTGCGGCAGATCCGCGGCACGTCCGTGAACCAGGTCCCGGGCTGCAAGGCGACGCTCGTCACCGGCGCCTCGGGCGTCGCGACCAGCGCGGTGGTGCTCCGTGGCGAGTGA
- a CDS encoding efflux RND transporter periplasmic adaptor subunit, translating to MPAFPRVHAAVAVLVLVLAALESGCGQGDADATARPKAAEPKAVTLVRADAGTLPRTVTATGTLAAEDQVVLNTKVAGRLTELPVDLGSVVRAGDVVAVLDPTDFRLRVEQARTALAQARARLGVPLDGDADEVEPAKAALVRQARAVLEQARLQRERYASLQKDGILSRAELDQADADWRVAEARYQEALEEVRNRQALLAERRTQLALAEQQLADATLRAPFDGAVRERHLSVGGYLDVGAAVVTIVRQHPLRLRLPIPEREAASLRTGQTVRVEVEGHPIPAEGRVVRISPAVDERTRTIMIEAEVPNADGGLRPGAYARADVVVDPEQPAVLVPASAVVSFAGVTKVLGVADGKVTEKRVRLGRKSADVVEVVDGLAAGEAVIVAPGNLTGGQAVVAEP from the coding sequence GTGCCCGCCTTCCCCCGCGTCCACGCCGCCGTCGCCGTCCTGGTCCTCGTGCTGGCGGCCCTGGAGAGCGGGTGCGGACAGGGCGACGCCGACGCGACCGCGCGGCCGAAGGCCGCCGAGCCGAAGGCCGTCACGCTGGTACGGGCCGACGCCGGCACCCTGCCCCGCACGGTCACGGCCACCGGCACGCTCGCCGCCGAGGACCAGGTCGTGCTCAACACCAAGGTGGCCGGCCGCCTGACCGAGCTGCCGGTCGACCTGGGCTCGGTCGTGCGCGCCGGCGACGTCGTCGCCGTGCTCGATCCGACCGACTTCCGCCTGCGCGTCGAGCAGGCGCGGACGGCGCTGGCGCAGGCGCGGGCGCGGCTCGGCGTCCCCCTCGACGGTGACGCCGACGAGGTCGAGCCCGCGAAGGCCGCTCTCGTCCGCCAGGCGCGCGCGGTGCTCGAGCAGGCCCGCCTCCAGCGCGAGCGCTACGCCAGCCTGCAGAAGGACGGCATCCTCTCGCGCGCCGAGCTCGATCAGGCCGACGCCGACTGGCGCGTCGCCGAGGCGCGTTACCAGGAGGCGCTCGAGGAGGTGCGCAATCGGCAGGCGCTGCTGGCCGAGCGCCGCACGCAGCTCGCGCTCGCCGAGCAGCAGCTCGCCGACGCCACCCTGCGCGCCCCGTTCGACGGCGCCGTGCGCGAGCGCCACCTCTCGGTGGGCGGCTACCTCGACGTCGGCGCCGCGGTGGTGACGATCGTGCGCCAGCACCCGTTGCGCCTGCGTCTGCCGATCCCCGAGCGCGAGGCCGCGAGCCTGCGTACCGGGCAGACGGTGCGCGTCGAGGTCGAGGGCCATCCGATCCCCGCCGAGGGCCGCGTCGTACGCATCAGCCCCGCGGTCGACGAGAGAACCCGCACGATCATGATCGAGGCGGAGGTGCCGAACGCCGACGGCGGGCTGCGCCCCGGCGCCTACGCGCGCGCCGACGTCGTCGTCGATCCCGAGCAGCCGGCGGTGCTCGTGCCGGCGTCCGCGGTGGTCTCGTTCGCCGGCGTGACGAAGGTGCTCGGCGTCGCCGACGGCAAGGTCACCGAGAAGCGCGTCCGGCTCGGCCGCAAGAGCGCCGATGTGGTCGAGGTGGTCGACGGGCTCGCCGCCGGCGAGGCGGTCATCGTCGCGCCGGGCAACCTGACCGGCGGCCAGGCCGTCGTGGCGGAGCCGTAG
- a CDS encoding efflux RND transporter permease subunit: protein MQKLAEVCIRRPIFASMLILALVVVGGTAYLQLGVDRFPTVDIPQVRVRSLLPGAAPEEMETEVAQRLEEAVNTVEGLDELRSVSGAGATFIAASFALERNGDLAAQDVRDRVQTALQDLPPELEPPQVAKFDNESTPVLTIALSADRPLRELTDIADRIVKPQLERSSGVGEVLLVGQLERAINVWVDADRVAAFGLPITAIRDAILRQNTQVPGGNVTGATVENSLRTIGRLSDPAAFADLVVATRDGTPIRVRDVGWAEDGTKEQRSIARLDDVPTVILEVRRQTGANTVAVIEAVKKNLAGITAQLPPDVRLEIIRDQSRYIHAALHEITVHLVLGSILACLVVLLFMRSWRSTLIAGIAIPTSVVATFAFMWPLGFTLNSVTMLALVLMVGVVIDDAIVVLENIFRFVEEKKMAPMEAARAATAEIGLAVLATTLSLVVVFVPVSFMSSISGRFLYQFGLTAAVAILVSLLVSFTLTPTMSARLLRPEETSADAHSREGLYGRLDALYERWLARVLDRPRLVAILALVVIASSIPLYGAIRQEYVPTDVDEAEFDVSIVAPEGTSVAAMDDTVRRVVADIRATPGVVTALSTVAGGFLGSTNQAQVYVRIAPHAERYFSLTRFLSGLLRLDPLGAFRDNYTQRDVMQALRAKLRQYTDLRISVRNAPAFNLGGAPVDIDFNIRGPDLDVLAKLSEELRHRMLAMGGIADADTTLKLNKPELQVVVDRDRAADLGVAVEDVALAMRLMVGGDDRVSRFIDPSVNEDYDVQIRLEEGDRNDPDTIARLYVPRSDGGLVRLDGVASLQPSETASRIDRLDRQRVAAVRATVAPGYALGDRLDAIKLAVAEMGLPPGYSTYVSGRGRELERTFVEFLWAFLLSIAFMYMILAAQYESLIDPVTILLSLPLAIPFALLSLWLAGNTLNLYSALGILVLFGVVKKNSILQVDHIKQLRALGLDRRSAILRGSRDRLRPILMTTLTLVAGMLPLALGTGPGAEERHTIAVVVIGGQSLSLLLTLLVTPVAYAIFDDLGASVPAWVRARLGRPAALPARDRP from the coding sequence GTGCAGAAGCTCGCCGAGGTCTGCATCCGGCGGCCCATCTTCGCCAGCATGCTGATCCTGGCGCTGGTGGTGGTGGGCGGCACCGCCTACCTGCAGCTCGGCGTCGACCGCTTCCCCACCGTCGACATCCCGCAGGTGCGCGTGCGCAGCCTGCTCCCCGGCGCGGCGCCGGAGGAGATGGAGACCGAGGTCGCGCAGCGGCTCGAGGAGGCGGTCAACACCGTCGAGGGCCTCGACGAGCTGCGCTCGGTGTCCGGCGCCGGCGCGACCTTCATCGCGGCGAGCTTCGCGCTGGAGCGCAACGGCGATCTCGCGGCGCAGGACGTGCGCGACCGCGTGCAGACCGCGCTCCAGGACCTGCCGCCGGAGCTCGAGCCGCCCCAGGTGGCGAAGTTCGACAACGAGTCGACGCCCGTCCTCACCATCGCCCTCTCCGCCGACCGGCCGCTGCGCGAGCTCACCGACATCGCCGACCGCATCGTGAAGCCGCAGCTCGAGCGCTCGAGCGGCGTCGGCGAGGTGCTGCTGGTCGGCCAGCTCGAACGGGCGATCAACGTCTGGGTCGACGCCGATCGCGTCGCCGCGTTCGGCCTGCCCATCACCGCCATCCGCGACGCCATCCTACGCCAGAACACGCAGGTGCCCGGCGGCAACGTCACCGGCGCCACGGTCGAGAACAGCCTGCGCACCATCGGGCGGCTCAGCGACCCCGCCGCCTTCGCCGACCTCGTCGTCGCCACCCGCGACGGCACGCCGATCCGCGTCCGCGACGTCGGCTGGGCCGAGGACGGCACCAAGGAGCAGCGCTCCATCGCCCGCCTCGACGACGTCCCCACGGTGATCCTCGAGGTGCGGCGGCAGACCGGCGCCAACACCGTCGCGGTCATCGAAGCCGTCAAGAAGAACCTCGCCGGCATCACCGCGCAGCTGCCGCCCGACGTGCGGCTCGAGATCATCCGCGACCAGTCGCGGTACATCCACGCCGCCCTGCACGAGATCACGGTGCACCTCGTGCTCGGCAGCATCCTCGCCTGCCTGGTGGTGCTGCTCTTCATGCGCAGCTGGCGCTCGACGCTGATCGCCGGCATCGCGATCCCGACCTCCGTCGTGGCCACCTTCGCCTTCATGTGGCCGCTCGGCTTCACGCTGAACAGCGTCACCATGCTGGCGCTCGTGCTGATGGTCGGCGTCGTCATCGACGACGCGATCGTCGTGCTCGAGAACATCTTCCGCTTCGTCGAGGAGAAGAAGATGGCGCCGATGGAGGCGGCGCGCGCGGCCACCGCCGAGATCGGCCTCGCCGTCCTGGCGACGACGCTGAGCCTCGTCGTGGTGTTCGTGCCGGTCTCGTTCATGTCGAGCATCTCGGGCCGCTTCCTCTACCAGTTCGGCCTGACCGCGGCGGTGGCGATCCTCGTGAGCCTCCTCGTCTCGTTCACGCTCACGCCGACCATGAGCGCGCGGCTGCTGCGGCCGGAGGAGACCTCGGCCGACGCCCACTCGCGCGAGGGCCTCTACGGCCGCCTCGACGCGCTCTACGAGCGTTGGCTGGCACGGGTGCTCGACCGCCCGCGGCTGGTCGCGATCCTGGCGCTGGTCGTCATCGCCTCGTCGATCCCGCTCTACGGCGCCATCCGCCAGGAGTACGTCCCGACCGACGTCGACGAGGCCGAGTTCGACGTCAGCATCGTCGCGCCGGAGGGCACCAGCGTCGCGGCGATGGACGACACCGTGCGGCGCGTCGTCGCGGACATCCGCGCGACGCCCGGCGTGGTGACGGCGCTCTCGACCGTCGCCGGCGGGTTCCTCGGCAGCACGAACCAGGCGCAGGTCTACGTCCGCATCGCGCCGCACGCGGAGCGCTACTTCTCGCTCACACGCTTCCTCTCGGGCCTGCTCCGCCTCGACCCGCTGGGCGCGTTCCGCGACAACTACACGCAGCGCGACGTGATGCAGGCGCTGCGCGCGAAGCTGCGGCAGTACACCGACCTCCGCATCTCGGTGCGCAACGCGCCCGCCTTCAACCTCGGTGGCGCACCGGTCGACATCGACTTCAACATCCGCGGCCCGGACCTCGACGTGCTCGCCAAGCTGTCCGAGGAGCTGCGCCATCGGATGCTCGCCATGGGCGGCATCGCGGACGCCGACACGACGCTCAAGCTCAACAAGCCGGAGCTCCAGGTCGTCGTCGACCGCGACCGCGCCGCCGACCTCGGCGTCGCCGTCGAGGACGTGGCCCTCGCGATGCGGCTCATGGTCGGCGGCGACGACCGCGTCTCACGCTTCATCGACCCGAGCGTCAACGAGGACTACGACGTCCAGATCCGGCTCGAGGAGGGCGACCGCAACGACCCGGACACGATCGCGCGCCTCTACGTGCCGCGCAGCGACGGCGGCCTCGTCCGACTCGACGGGGTGGCGTCGCTGCAGCCGTCGGAGACCGCGTCGCGCATCGACCGGCTCGACCGCCAGCGCGTCGCCGCCGTCCGCGCCACGGTCGCCCCGGGCTACGCGCTCGGCGACCGCCTCGACGCGATCAAGCTGGCCGTCGCCGAGATGGGCCTGCCGCCGGGCTACTCGACCTACGTCTCGGGACGCGGCCGCGAGCTGGAGCGCACGTTCGTCGAGTTCCTGTGGGCGTTCCTGCTCTCGATCGCGTTCATGTACATGATCCTCGCCGCGCAGTACGAGAGCCTGATCGACCCGGTGACGATCCTCCTGTCGCTGCCGCTGGCGATCCCGTTCGCGCTGCTGTCGCTGTGGCTCGCGGGCAACACGCTGAACCTCTACTCGGCGCTCGGCATCCTCGTGCTGTTCGGCGTCGTCAAGAAGAACTCGATCCTCCAGGTCGACCACATAAAGCAGCTGCGCGCGCTGGGCCTCGACCGGCGCAGCGCCATCCTGCGCGGCAGCCGCGATCGGCTGCGTCCGATCCTCATGACGACGCTGACGCTCGTCGCCGGCATGCTGCCGCTGGCCCTCGGCACGGGGCCGGGCGCCGAGGAGCGCCACACGATCGCCGTCGTCGTCATCGGCGGGCAGTCGCTCTCGCTGCTGCTGACGCTGCTCGTGACGCCGGTCGCATACGCCATCTTCGACGACCTCGGCGCCTCCGTGCCGGCGTGGGTGCGGGCACGGCTCGGCCGCCCGGCCGCGCTGCCGGCCCGCGACCGGCCCTGA
- the hflK gene encoding FtsH protease activity modulator HflK gives MTERLRTLLARRGVRVGLGLGAFVAWVASGIYMVPPTSVAVTRLFGAVQDQAVPPGVHWWWPRPIGCVDRAEVTRTFAMPIGVRPQAKPDATGHDLVDPIESRWVTGDTNIIHLRSKVSWRIADPGAFLLRTQDPERLLRVAVGAAFTAATSGMPVDDILTSGRLLLREQVQRRAQGMLDGWRVGIQVLSVNLDGVDAPAPVVKAFQEVQNARADRERLVSEAEAYANTTVPVARGEAQKTLLEAKGFEDRRLNAARADADRFARLAAEHDRDPALLEKRLYLETAERVMPRVKRYVLEPGGRRSMPIRILE, from the coding sequence GTGACGGAACGGCTGCGCACGCTGCTCGCGCGGCGCGGGGTACGCGTCGGCCTCGGGCTCGGCGCGTTCGTCGCCTGGGTCGCGAGCGGCATCTACATGGTGCCGCCGACCAGCGTCGCGGTGACGCGCCTCTTCGGCGCCGTGCAGGATCAGGCCGTGCCGCCGGGTGTCCACTGGTGGTGGCCGCGCCCGATCGGCTGCGTCGATCGGGCGGAGGTGACGCGCACGTTCGCCATGCCCATCGGCGTGCGGCCGCAGGCGAAGCCCGACGCGACCGGGCACGACCTCGTCGATCCGATCGAGAGTCGCTGGGTGACCGGCGACACGAACATCATCCACCTGCGCAGCAAGGTGAGCTGGCGGATCGCCGATCCCGGCGCGTTCCTCCTGCGGACGCAGGATCCGGAGCGGCTGCTGCGCGTGGCCGTCGGCGCGGCGTTCACGGCGGCGACGAGCGGGATGCCGGTCGACGACATCCTGACCAGCGGCCGCCTCCTGCTGCGCGAGCAGGTGCAGCGCCGCGCCCAGGGAATGCTCGACGGCTGGCGCGTCGGCATCCAGGTGCTGTCGGTGAACCTCGACGGCGTCGACGCCCCCGCGCCGGTGGTGAAGGCGTTCCAGGAGGTGCAGAACGCGCGCGCCGACCGCGAGCGCCTCGTCTCCGAGGCCGAGGCCTACGCCAACACCACGGTACCCGTCGCCCGCGGCGAGGCGCAGAAGACGCTGCTCGAGGCGAAGGGGTTCGAGGATCGCCGCCTGAACGCCGCCCGCGCCGACGCCGACCGCTTCGCCCGGCTGGCCGCGGAGCACGATCGCGATCCCGCGCTGCTCGAGAAGCGGCTCTACCTCGAGACCGCGGAGCGCGTGATGCCGCGCGTGAAGCGCTACGTCCTCGAGCCGGGCGGCCGGCGCAGCATGCCGATCCGCATCCTCGAGTGA
- a CDS encoding protease modulator HflC produces MMTRGRVLLAAGGVLALLLVLTPFVVDETEYAIVTRFGRPVKVYTDPGLHVRIPLIDQVVRLDARTLLTEPPPTEYLTLDKKNIVTRSFLAWRVADPLRYLQTVVLRDTAESRLAAVAGSEVGAALGSVPFEALVSTDRAKMRLDALVADVEERVRTTAATEFGIELVAYRLERLSFPQQNENSVYQRMRAERQRIAKQFRSEGEEQALRIRAEADRERVRIISEAERTAAETRGKAEAEAARIYADALGRNPDFYRFVRTLEAYDKIIDKDTTLVLPADSPLMKSLLNGPPADAAPLAAPIAGEAADPAARGRTQPVRSPAAIRGRRPSSGVTAATPPGPTAAAPVGRVAGRGPAVP; encoded by the coding sequence ATGATGACGCGTGGCCGCGTGCTGCTCGCCGCCGGCGGCGTGCTCGCCCTGCTGCTCGTGCTGACGCCGTTCGTGGTGGACGAGACCGAGTACGCGATCGTCACCCGCTTCGGCCGGCCCGTGAAGGTCTACACCGACCCCGGCCTGCACGTGCGCATTCCCCTGATCGACCAGGTGGTCCGCCTCGACGCCCGCACGCTCCTCACCGAGCCGCCGCCGACCGAGTACCTGACGCTCGACAAGAAGAACATCGTCACCCGCTCGTTCCTCGCCTGGCGGGTGGCGGATCCGCTGCGCTATCTGCAGACGGTCGTCCTGCGCGACACGGCGGAGTCGCGTCTCGCCGCCGTCGCCGGCTCCGAGGTGGGCGCGGCGCTCGGCTCGGTCCCGTTCGAGGCGCTGGTGTCGACCGACCGCGCCAAGATGCGGCTCGACGCGCTGGTCGCGGACGTCGAGGAGCGCGTGCGCACGACCGCGGCGACGGAGTTCGGCATCGAGCTCGTCGCCTACCGGCTCGAGCGGCTGTCGTTCCCGCAGCAGAACGAGAACAGCGTCTACCAGCGCATGCGCGCCGAGCGGCAGCGCATCGCCAAGCAGTTCCGCTCGGAGGGCGAGGAGCAGGCCCTGCGCATCCGCGCCGAGGCCGACCGCGAGCGCGTGCGCATCATCTCCGAGGCCGAGCGTACGGCGGCCGAGACGCGCGGCAAGGCCGAGGCGGAGGCGGCGCGCATCTACGCCGACGCGCTCGGCCGGAACCCGGACTTCTACCGCTTCGTCCGCACGCTCGAGGCGTACGACAAGATCATCGACAAGGATACGACGCTCGTCCTCCCGGCGGACTCGCCGCTCATGAAGAGCCTCCTGAACGGCCCGCCCGCCGACGCCGCGCCGCTCGCCGCGCCGATCGCGGGCGAGGCAGCGGACCCTGCCGCGCGCGGCCGCACGCAGCCGGTGCGCAGCCCGGCCGCGATCCGCGGCCGGCGTCCGAGCTCGGGCGTCACCGCCGCCACCCCGCCCGGGCCGACCGCCGCCGCGCCGGTCGGCCGGGTGGCCGGCCGCGGACCGGCGGTGCCGTGA